In Gossypium raimondii isolate GPD5lz chromosome 12, ASM2569854v1, whole genome shotgun sequence, a single window of DNA contains:
- the LOC105762620 gene encoding uncharacterized protein LOC105762620 isoform X1, producing the protein MGFKKVYKCLMDIFPQVDSRILKAVAIENSKDVDAAAEIVLCEILPYVSKRTVAGSSSSRNRSPPVQANEAVDEEESNQSRLNNVLLGKTACSSAEPLFKPNKVARDIGLTGAATNVDSVEPPNAASTSKFHENKNNEPAGIETDELILLGSSERSDESRKDRSGVILNTSGIESSLLYVNHEIRESGSSSKDRPIDVEVGFVRAPHASSDTADNSTSLLENTGTSGSSSGHLIFDGPVDLHAVLCRNSSLDATLVGEENAVAALVPSSSQEQMQEALRAGLHSESSHSSDSEKQESGALGNIEDDTFNPVVSRSSQTCRIDLLEEVIEDGKNNKKTLFQAMQSIMNLMREVELQEEAAEQAKEECARGGSDILVKVEELKQMLPHAKEANDMHAGEVYGEKAILATEVRELQSRLHSLSEERDRSLSVLDEMHQTLEARQAAAKELMKAAEQEKLEKEESALNALAEQEAIMLKVVQESETLQQEAEENSKLREFLMDCGQIVDSLQGEISVICQDVRLLKEKFDERIPLSKSISSSQTSCILASSSSSLKSMASDLGPEQGEATKILEKKSPTPSVDMQSPKSRSSEEQYKGDDEELLDEGWEFFDDAEIKI; encoded by the exons ATGGGGTTTAAAAAGGTTTATAAATGCTTGATGGATATTTTCCCGCAG GTTGATTCACGAATTCTAAAAGCTGTTGCTATCGAGAACTCTAAGGATGTGGACGCTGCTGCTGAGATTGTTCTGTGTGAGATTCTGCCTTACGTATCTAAACGAACTGTGGCTGGTAGTTCTTCCTCGCGGAATCGGAGCCCTCCTGTGCAAGCAAATGAAG CTGTCGATGAGGAAGAAAGCAATCAATCAAGGCTGAATAATGTGTTGTTGGGGAAAACAGCATGCTCTTCTGCAGAACCATTGTTCAAACCAAATAAAGTTGCCAGAGACATTGGTCTTACAGGTGCTGCCACCAATGTGGATTCTGTTGAGCCACCAAATGCAGCGAGTACTTCAAAATTTCATGAGAACAAAAATAATGAGCCTGCTGGTATTGAAACTGATGAATTGATTTTGTTGGGGAGCTCAGAAAGAAGTGATGAAAGTCGGAAAGATAGATCTGGTGTCATCTTGAATACTTCAGGGATCGAGAGTTCTCTTCTATATGTGAATCATGAAATTAGGGAGTCTGGTTCATCGAGTAAAGACCGACCCATAGACGTTGAAGTTGGGTTTGTAAGGGCTCCTCATGCTTCATCAGATACTGCTGATAATTCTACCTCACTTCTGGAGAATACTGGTACTAGTGGCAGCTCTAGTggtcatttaatttttgatggGCCTGTGGACTTGCATGCAGTTTTATGCAGAAACAGTTCATTAGATGCAACCTTGGTAGGGGAAGAAAATGCTGTGGCTGCTCTGGTTCCATCATCTTCTCAAGAACAAATGCAAGAAGCCCTGAGAGCTGGTCTTCATTCTGAAAGTAGTCACTCTAGTGATTCTGAGAAACAAGAAAGCGGTGCATTGGGTAATATTGAGGATGATACCTTCAATCCTGTGGTTAGTAGGTCTAGTCAAACATGTAGAATTGATCTACTTGAAGAGGTCATTGAAGATGGTAAAAATAACAAG AAAACTTTGTTTCAGGCTATGCAGTCAATCATGAACTTGATGAGAGAAGTTGAACTTCAAGAGGAAGCTGCAGAACAAGCAAAAGAGGAATGTGCCAGGGGTGGTTCAGATATTCTCGTCAAGGTGGAGGAACTTAAACAGATGCTGCCACATGCAAAGGAAGCAAATGACATG CATGCTGGAGAAGTATATGGGGAGAAGGCAATTCTAGCCACTGAAGTGAGAGAGCTTCAAAGTCGCTTGCACAGCTTGTCAGAAGAAAGAGATAGATCTCTTTCCGTTCTCGATGAG ATGCATCAAACCCTTGAAGCTCGACAAGCTGCTGCAAAGGAGTTGATGAAAGCTGCAGAGCAGGAAAAGCTGGAAAAAGAAGAATCTGCCCTTAATGCTCTTGCTGAGCAAGAAGCCATTATGTTGAAAGTGGTCCAAGAGTCAGAGACCTTACAGCAGGAGGCAGAAGAAAATTCCAAG CTACGTGAGTTTCTTATGGACTGTGGTCAGATTGTTGACTCATTACA GGGAGAAATATCTGTTATTTGCCAGGATGTGAGATTGCTTAAAGAGAAGTTCGATGAGCGTATCCCATTGAGCAAATCCATTTCCTCAAGCCAAACCAGCTGCATCCTGGCCTCTTCCAGCTCATCTCTGAAAAGCATGGCGTCTGATCTTGGTCCCGAGCAGGGAGAGGCGACTAAAATCCTGGAGAAGAAAAGCCCAACACCATCTGTTGATATGCAGTCACCAAAAAGTAGATCATCCGAAGAACAATACAAAGGTGATGACGAGGAGTTATTGGATGAGGGGTGGGAATTTTTTGATGATGCCGAAATCAAGATATAG
- the LOC105762620 gene encoding uncharacterized protein LOC105762620 isoform X2 produces MGFKKVYKCLMDIFPQVDSRILKAVAIENSKDVDAAAEIVLCEILPYVSKRTVAGSSSSRNRSPPVQANEAVDEEESNQSRLNNVLLGKTACSSAEPLFKPNKVARDIGLTGAATNVDSVEPPNAASTSKFHENKNNEPAGIETDELILLGSSERSDESRKDRSGVILNTSGIESSLLYVNHEIRESGSSSKDRPIDVEVGFVRAPHASSDTADNSTSLLENTGTSGSSSGHLIFDGPVDLHAVLCRNSSLDATLVGEENAVAALVPSSSQEQMQEALRAGLHSESSHSSDSEKQESGALGNIEDDTFNPVVSRSSQTCRIDLLEEVIEDGKNNKAMQSIMNLMREVELQEEAAEQAKEECARGGSDILVKVEELKQMLPHAKEANDMHAGEVYGEKAILATEVRELQSRLHSLSEERDRSLSVLDEMHQTLEARQAAAKELMKAAEQEKLEKEESALNALAEQEAIMLKVVQESETLQQEAEENSKLREFLMDCGQIVDSLQGEISVICQDVRLLKEKFDERIPLSKSISSSQTSCILASSSSSLKSMASDLGPEQGEATKILEKKSPTPSVDMQSPKSRSSEEQYKGDDEELLDEGWEFFDDAEIKI; encoded by the exons ATGGGGTTTAAAAAGGTTTATAAATGCTTGATGGATATTTTCCCGCAG GTTGATTCACGAATTCTAAAAGCTGTTGCTATCGAGAACTCTAAGGATGTGGACGCTGCTGCTGAGATTGTTCTGTGTGAGATTCTGCCTTACGTATCTAAACGAACTGTGGCTGGTAGTTCTTCCTCGCGGAATCGGAGCCCTCCTGTGCAAGCAAATGAAG CTGTCGATGAGGAAGAAAGCAATCAATCAAGGCTGAATAATGTGTTGTTGGGGAAAACAGCATGCTCTTCTGCAGAACCATTGTTCAAACCAAATAAAGTTGCCAGAGACATTGGTCTTACAGGTGCTGCCACCAATGTGGATTCTGTTGAGCCACCAAATGCAGCGAGTACTTCAAAATTTCATGAGAACAAAAATAATGAGCCTGCTGGTATTGAAACTGATGAATTGATTTTGTTGGGGAGCTCAGAAAGAAGTGATGAAAGTCGGAAAGATAGATCTGGTGTCATCTTGAATACTTCAGGGATCGAGAGTTCTCTTCTATATGTGAATCATGAAATTAGGGAGTCTGGTTCATCGAGTAAAGACCGACCCATAGACGTTGAAGTTGGGTTTGTAAGGGCTCCTCATGCTTCATCAGATACTGCTGATAATTCTACCTCACTTCTGGAGAATACTGGTACTAGTGGCAGCTCTAGTggtcatttaatttttgatggGCCTGTGGACTTGCATGCAGTTTTATGCAGAAACAGTTCATTAGATGCAACCTTGGTAGGGGAAGAAAATGCTGTGGCTGCTCTGGTTCCATCATCTTCTCAAGAACAAATGCAAGAAGCCCTGAGAGCTGGTCTTCATTCTGAAAGTAGTCACTCTAGTGATTCTGAGAAACAAGAAAGCGGTGCATTGGGTAATATTGAGGATGATACCTTCAATCCTGTGGTTAGTAGGTCTAGTCAAACATGTAGAATTGATCTACTTGAAGAGGTCATTGAAGATGGTAAAAATAACAAG GCTATGCAGTCAATCATGAACTTGATGAGAGAAGTTGAACTTCAAGAGGAAGCTGCAGAACAAGCAAAAGAGGAATGTGCCAGGGGTGGTTCAGATATTCTCGTCAAGGTGGAGGAACTTAAACAGATGCTGCCACATGCAAAGGAAGCAAATGACATG CATGCTGGAGAAGTATATGGGGAGAAGGCAATTCTAGCCACTGAAGTGAGAGAGCTTCAAAGTCGCTTGCACAGCTTGTCAGAAGAAAGAGATAGATCTCTTTCCGTTCTCGATGAG ATGCATCAAACCCTTGAAGCTCGACAAGCTGCTGCAAAGGAGTTGATGAAAGCTGCAGAGCAGGAAAAGCTGGAAAAAGAAGAATCTGCCCTTAATGCTCTTGCTGAGCAAGAAGCCATTATGTTGAAAGTGGTCCAAGAGTCAGAGACCTTACAGCAGGAGGCAGAAGAAAATTCCAAG CTACGTGAGTTTCTTATGGACTGTGGTCAGATTGTTGACTCATTACA GGGAGAAATATCTGTTATTTGCCAGGATGTGAGATTGCTTAAAGAGAAGTTCGATGAGCGTATCCCATTGAGCAAATCCATTTCCTCAAGCCAAACCAGCTGCATCCTGGCCTCTTCCAGCTCATCTCTGAAAAGCATGGCGTCTGATCTTGGTCCCGAGCAGGGAGAGGCGACTAAAATCCTGGAGAAGAAAAGCCCAACACCATCTGTTGATATGCAGTCACCAAAAAGTAGATCATCCGAAGAACAATACAAAGGTGATGACGAGGAGTTATTGGATGAGGGGTGGGAATTTTTTGATGATGCCGAAATCAAGATATAG
- the LOC128035554 gene encoding small polypeptide DEVIL 14-like, with the protein MGGSSISMRNMKVRTWERCSKQIREQRGRLYIIWRCTVLLLCWHE; encoded by the coding sequence ATGGGAGGAAGCTCAATTTCAATGAGGAATATGAAGGTACGGACATGGGAAAGGTGTTCGAAGCAAATAAGAGAGCAGAGGGGAAGGCTTTATATTATATGGAGATGCACTGTGTTACTCCTTTGTTGGCATGAATGA
- the LOC105762622 gene encoding EID1-like F-box protein 3, with protein sequence MSAAQRRRVNVHPSDEPESDYSGILNEGILLLVFESIKWDLQVLCLTASVNRKLRAIAKRLLWRKLCVFRAPCMVAALANGAPNGRIGGGWDALAKLMFFCSGCESTRHFIVSRAIPGHFTRASRFSKTSGRSFLAKKCRGDLLFVSDPCEHPMGDKEDDLGIFRGVFRGFMRSKTRACLLRRQVPFDERVRCPYCGTRVWSMTAARLVPKSAARRLGSGDRRLEYFVCVNGHLHGACWLVPLSSDEEVCDDGEEDVDGDDDDVNEDHAGYDEVDGDACSHQTVTNGSTSSLGEDVLGGGPIDLLLNL encoded by the coding sequence atgagtgCTGCCCAGAGACGGCGAGTGAATGTTCATCCGAGTGATGAGCCTGAGTCGGATTACTCGGGGATATTGAACGAGGGTATTCTCTTACTCGTCTTTGAGTCCATAAAATGGGACTTGCAGGTCCTTTGCTTGACTGCTTCGGTGAATCGCAAGCTTCGAGCTATAGCGAAACGGTTGTTGTGGCGAAAGCTCTGCGTGTTTCGAGCGCCGTGCATGGTTGCAGCATTGGCCAACGGGGCACCTAATGGAAGAATTGGTGGTGGATGGGATGCGCTCGCGAAGCTCATGTTTTTCTGCAGCGGTTGTGAGTCGACTCGTCATTTCATAGTCAGTCGGGCTATTCCGGGTCATTTCACCCGAGCTTCTCGGTTTTCGAAGACTTCGGGTCGGAGTTTCTTGGCCAAGAAGTGTCGGGGCGATTTGTTGTTCGTGAGTGACCCGTGCGAGCATCCAATGGGGGATAAGGAAGACGATCTGGGGATATTCCGAGGGGTATTTCGGGGATTCATGAGATCTAAGACAAGAGCCTGTTTGCTCAGACGGCAAGTACCGTTCGACGAGAGAGTGAGGTGCCCTTATTGTGGGACCCGAGTCTGGAGCATGACGGCGGCTCGGCTCGTCCCCAAGAGCGCGGCTAGGCGGCTCGGGTCGGGTGACCGAAGGCTGGAGTATTTCGTTTGTGTGAACGGGCACTTGCACGGGGCTTGCTGGCTCGTACCTCTGTCGTCCGATGAAGAAGTATGTGACGATGGGGAGGAAGACGTCGACGGCGACGACGATGATGTGAATGAAGATCATGCCGGCTATGATGAGGTCGATGGGGACGCGTGTAGCCATCAGACGGTGACAAATGGAAGCACGAGCTCGTTAGGGGAAGATGTTTTAGGAGGTGGGCCCATCGATTTATTGCTGAACTtgtaa